A window of the Microbulbifer aggregans genome harbors these coding sequences:
- a CDS encoding LrgB family protein, which produces MTELIASPPFILALNLAAFLCGLALYRRTGTTLLHPIVGASALAAAFLWLMEIPYSEYQTASKLLYALLGPAVVALAVPLRQNLPIIKRAAWPLLVTLVVGATLAPAAGVLIALLLGAAEPVLLALSGKAVTTPIALGLAEKVGAAASLTVGIVVFSGVVGAVLGPPLLARLGIRDQRVLGFALGINAHAIGTARALEISALCGAFAALAMGLCGALTAFALPFFLGR; this is translated from the coding sequence ATGACTGAGCTAATCGCCTCGCCGCCTTTCATTCTCGCACTCAACCTGGCGGCCTTCCTGTGCGGTCTTGCCCTCTATCGCCGCACAGGCACAACTTTGCTGCACCCGATCGTCGGGGCCAGCGCGCTTGCGGCCGCCTTCCTGTGGCTAATGGAAATCCCATACAGCGAGTACCAGACTGCCAGCAAACTGCTCTATGCCCTGCTGGGACCCGCCGTCGTCGCGCTGGCCGTACCACTGCGCCAGAACCTCCCTATCATCAAGCGCGCTGCCTGGCCACTGCTGGTAACACTTGTGGTCGGTGCCACACTGGCCCCGGCTGCAGGTGTCCTGATTGCCCTACTGCTGGGCGCGGCCGAACCCGTCCTGCTGGCCCTGTCCGGCAAGGCGGTCACGACGCCAATTGCCCTGGGGCTGGCGGAAAAAGTCGGGGCCGCGGCCAGCCTCACTGTCGGTATTGTGGTGTTTAGTGGCGTGGTTGGCGCCGTGCTGGGTCCGCCGCTGCTGGCCCGCCTCGGCATCCGCGACCAGCGCGTGCTCGGTTTCGCCCTGGGGATTAATGCCCATGCCATCGGCACGGCGCGTGCGCTGGAGATCAGCGCTCTGTGCGGAGCCTTTGCCGCGCTGGCAATGGGGCTTTGCGGCGCGCTCACCGCTTTTGCCCTGCCTTTTTTCCTCGGCCGCTAG
- a CDS encoding Rsd/AlgQ family anti-sigma factor, whose translation MLENCKSARERWGGVSEIIDRWLQTRQALIVSFCNLSGKKAFADGDHESEEQLKELCQNLVDYVSAGHFEVYEQLVLEGQAFGDQSGLEKSRELYREIDSTTDVAVDFNDKYLETDDLSSLQADLSQLGEALETRFESEDRMIAVLHTAHKNQVA comes from the coding sequence ATGCTGGAAAATTGTAAGTCTGCGCGCGAGCGCTGGGGTGGGGTAAGCGAGATCATCGACCGCTGGTTGCAGACGCGCCAGGCGCTGATCGTCAGCTTTTGCAACTTGTCGGGGAAGAAGGCCTTCGCCGATGGCGATCATGAATCCGAGGAACAACTGAAGGAACTCTGCCAGAACCTGGTCGATTACGTATCCGCCGGTCATTTTGAGGTATACGAGCAACTGGTTCTGGAAGGGCAGGCGTTCGGGGATCAGAGTGGTCTCGAAAAGTCCCGGGAGCTGTACCGGGAAATCGATTCCACTACCGACGTCGCTGTCGACTTCAACGACAAATACCTGGAAACCGACGATCTCTCCAGCCTGCAGGCGGATCTGTCCCAGCTGGGCGAAGCACTGGAGACGCGCTTTGAGTCGGAAGACCGCATGATTGCAGTGCTGCATACCGCGCACAAAAATCAGGTCGCCTGA
- a CDS encoding outer membrane beta-barrel protein has protein sequence MTRSRPSVLLFSSLLALAADVAVADPETTLNLYLNGGRYWFDSDRLDGTPFQGFDLELSDSTGGGGGLGYSITDRWAMEGVIDYFSADIKGIDEKVDVYNYHLDLFYHFLGSFCGAPCVWQPYFAFGVGEVRTEYNGSFGLEDLEEFEGDWHRRQTMINAGFGLKYQLGPRWQTRADIRAFQGVEEGGVDGFLSVAIGYQWYEYPTVVRDTDADGYVDGVDRCPQTPPGIAVGQDGCPMDGDYDGVPDYLDRCPRTQTGVAVTDEGCPQ, from the coding sequence ATGACAAGAAGTCGCCCGTCTGTTCTCCTATTCTCGTCACTGCTCGCCCTGGCGGCGGATGTCGCGGTTGCCGATCCGGAGACCACCCTTAACCTCTACCTGAACGGTGGCCGCTACTGGTTTGACAGTGACCGCCTGGACGGCACCCCATTTCAGGGATTCGACCTGGAGCTGAGTGATTCCACCGGCGGTGGTGGTGGTCTGGGCTACAGCATTACCGATCGCTGGGCCATGGAGGGGGTGATTGATTATTTCAGCGCGGACATCAAGGGTATTGACGAGAAAGTCGATGTCTACAACTACCACCTGGATCTCTTCTATCACTTCCTCGGCAGTTTCTGCGGCGCGCCCTGTGTATGGCAGCCCTATTTCGCCTTCGGTGTCGGGGAAGTACGGACCGAGTACAACGGCTCCTTCGGCCTGGAAGACCTGGAGGAATTCGAGGGGGACTGGCACCGGCGGCAGACCATGATCAATGCCGGCTTTGGTCTCAAGTATCAGCTTGGCCCCCGCTGGCAGACTCGGGCCGATATCCGCGCATTCCAGGGGGTTGAGGAGGGCGGAGTCGACGGTTTCCTGTCGGTTGCCATCGGCTACCAGTGGTACGAATACCCAACCGTGGTACGGGACACCGATGCTGACGGTTATGTTGACGGCGTAGACCGTTGCCCGCAGACGCCGCCGGGTATCGCTGTCGGGCAGGATGGCTGCCCGATGGATGGAGACTATGATGGCGTGCCTGATTACCTGGACCGCTGTCCGCGCACGCAGACCGGAGTGGCGGTGACCGACGAGGGCTGCCCCCAATAA
- a CDS encoding ABC-F family ATP-binding cassette domain-containing protein — translation MINLQGVSLQQGGRELLRDADCRIFPGHKVGIIGANGCGKSTLFRLLLGQLESDAGRVEVPAGWRISHMAQEVEATDRSALDYVLDGDAELRRLQSEIDAAEGSGSPDGHALGELHERMAAIDGYSGPARAAQLLDGLGFSHEEQQRPVSSFSGGWRIRLNLSRALMCPADLLLLDEPTNHLDLDATLWLEQWLQRFPGTLLIISHDRDFLDAVVDGIVSFEQGRLLHYSGNYSAFERARAERLAQQQAQYEKQQAERAHMEDFVRRFRAKATKARQAQSRLKALDRMAQIAPAHVDSPFRFTLPAAEKNSDPLVDLRDAAIGYGEQPVLRHVQLGIQPGRRIGLLGPNGAGKSSLIKTLAGELAPLAGERLCGEHLAVGYFAQHQLEALDVKASPVLHLQRLTPEASEQALRDFLGGYGFAGDRAFESVEGFSGGEKARLALAILAWQRPNLLLLDEPTNHLDLEMRHALTLALAEFPGAVVLVSHDRHLLANTVDEFILVAEGRAQPFDGDLEEYKQWLLTFNREQRRRDEPATDGDRPAEDKREQRRAAAALREKLKPLTNRLKQLEKEMAKAEKLLAGLDEQLANENLYTGGQQEEIARLNRAQAEQREALEALELEWLEISETLEDARSQ, via the coding sequence TTGATTAATTTGCAAGGCGTCTCCCTGCAACAGGGCGGGCGCGAGCTGTTGCGAGATGCAGACTGCCGCATTTTTCCGGGCCACAAGGTTGGCATTATCGGTGCCAATGGCTGCGGCAAGTCCACCCTGTTCCGGCTGCTTCTGGGCCAGCTGGAAAGTGATGCTGGACGGGTCGAAGTACCCGCGGGCTGGCGCATTTCACACATGGCCCAGGAGGTCGAGGCCACGGACCGATCGGCGCTCGACTATGTCCTCGACGGGGACGCCGAACTGCGCCGCCTGCAGAGCGAAATCGATGCTGCGGAGGGCTCCGGCAGCCCCGACGGACATGCGCTGGGCGAGCTTCATGAGCGCATGGCGGCCATTGATGGCTACAGCGGCCCGGCGCGCGCAGCACAACTGCTCGACGGTCTCGGGTTCTCCCACGAGGAACAACAGCGGCCGGTTAGCAGTTTCTCCGGGGGCTGGCGCATCCGCCTCAACCTCAGCCGCGCACTGATGTGTCCCGCAGACCTGCTGTTGCTCGACGAGCCCACCAACCACCTGGACCTGGACGCCACACTCTGGCTGGAGCAGTGGCTGCAGCGTTTCCCGGGTACTCTGCTGATCATCTCCCACGACCGCGACTTCCTCGATGCGGTGGTGGACGGCATCGTGAGCTTCGAGCAGGGCCGGCTGCTGCACTACAGCGGCAACTACAGCGCTTTCGAGCGCGCCCGTGCCGAACGGTTGGCCCAGCAGCAGGCCCAGTATGAGAAACAGCAGGCGGAGCGCGCGCATATGGAGGACTTCGTGCGCCGCTTTCGCGCCAAGGCCACCAAGGCCCGTCAGGCCCAGAGCCGCCTGAAGGCACTGGATCGCATGGCACAGATCGCTCCGGCCCATGTGGATTCCCCATTCCGCTTCACGTTGCCAGCTGCGGAAAAAAATTCCGATCCGCTTGTGGACCTGCGGGATGCCGCTATCGGCTATGGCGAGCAACCTGTTCTGCGCCATGTTCAGCTGGGTATCCAGCCGGGACGCCGCATCGGTCTGCTTGGTCCCAACGGCGCCGGTAAATCCTCCCTGATTAAGACCCTGGCCGGGGAGCTGGCACCTCTCGCCGGTGAGCGCCTCTGTGGTGAACACCTGGCCGTCGGTTATTTTGCCCAGCACCAGCTGGAAGCACTGGACGTGAAAGCATCACCGGTACTCCATCTGCAGAGGCTGACGCCAGAGGCGAGCGAACAGGCACTGCGGGATTTCCTCGGCGGCTATGGTTTTGCCGGCGATCGCGCATTTGAATCGGTCGAAGGCTTCTCCGGAGGCGAAAAGGCCCGGCTGGCGCTGGCCATTCTCGCCTGGCAGCGCCCCAACCTGCTGCTGCTGGACGAACCGACCAACCACCTGGATCTCGAGATGCGCCATGCCCTCACCCTGGCGCTGGCCGAGTTCCCCGGGGCGGTGGTGCTGGTGTCACACGATCGGCACCTGCTGGCCAATACCGTCGACGAATTCATCCTCGTGGCCGAGGGCCGTGCGCAGCCGTTCGACGGTGACCTGGAGGAATACAAGCAGTGGCTGCTGACATTCAACCGCGAACAGCGCCGCCGCGATGAACCGGCAACTGACGGAGACCGGCCCGCAGAGGACAAGAGAGAGCAACGCCGGGCCGCAGCCGCATTGCGGGAGAAACTGAAGCCGCTTACCAACCGCCTGAAGCAGCTGGAAAAAGAAATGGCGAAGGCGGAAAAGCTTCTTGCGGGGCTGGACGAACAACTGGCCAATGAAAATCTTTATACCGGAGGCCAGCAGGAGGAGATTGCGCGCCTGAACCGGGCACAGGCGGAGCAGCGGGAAGCCCTCGAGGCGCTGGAGCTGGAGTGGCTGGAAATCAGCGAGACACTTGAGGATGCCCGCAGCCAGTGA
- a CDS encoding TIGR02444 family protein: MNRPEAASTLLDNPLWEFSLDFYGHGEVAPFLLHCQDRYGADVCLLLWASYREMDGRLLSEEGWRVAERGLAPRRHMIGSVRQLRRWLGRMRPHTTRLYNWCKKGELRLEQRQLSALWQLEQEPWAGERSPLLLAGQQYGIPQKDQARWAGLISDYLTIKK, translated from the coding sequence ATGAACCGACCGGAAGCTGCCTCTACATTACTGGACAACCCGCTCTGGGAATTCAGCCTCGACTTCTACGGTCACGGCGAAGTCGCTCCGTTCCTGCTGCACTGCCAGGATCGCTACGGTGCAGACGTGTGCCTGCTGCTCTGGGCGAGCTATCGGGAAATGGATGGACGGTTGCTGAGTGAAGAGGGGTGGCGTGTGGCAGAGCGTGGCCTGGCTCCACGCCGGCATATGATAGGGAGCGTCCGGCAGCTGCGTCGCTGGCTTGGGCGGATGCGGCCGCATACCACGCGCCTGTATAACTGGTGCAAGAAAGGTGAACTGCGTCTGGAGCAGCGGCAACTGTCGGCACTCTGGCAGCTTGAACAGGAGCCTTGGGCAGGTGAGCGCTCCCCACTGTTGTTGGCGGGTCAGCAGTATGGCATTCCCCAAAAAGATCAGGCCCGCTGGGCGGGCCTGATTTCGGACTACCTCACAATCAAGAAGTAG
- a CDS encoding DUF423 domain-containing protein: MTKLYLFLAAFLGGSGVILGAFGAHGLRGRVAENLLEAYKTGVLYQMLHALALFGVVLLMQHWGERTALVVTGALFVIGVLLFSGSLYGLTFGGPRWLGPVTPLGGLAMIAGWAALCVAALQLGD; encoded by the coding sequence ATGACCAAGCTCTACCTGTTTCTCGCCGCTTTTCTGGGCGGCAGTGGTGTCATCCTCGGCGCCTTCGGTGCCCATGGCCTGCGTGGCCGGGTGGCGGAAAACCTGCTCGAGGCCTACAAAACCGGAGTGCTCTACCAGATGTTGCACGCCCTGGCGCTATTTGGCGTCGTGCTCTTGATGCAGCACTGGGGCGAGCGCACTGCACTGGTGGTTACCGGCGCGCTGTTTGTGATCGGCGTACTGCTGTTTTCCGGCAGCCTCTACGGGCTCACCTTCGGTGGACCGCGCTGGCTCGGCCCGGTGACGCCACTGGGTGGGCTCGCCATGATCGCTGGCTGGGCTGCGCTGTGTGTCGCCGCACTCCAGCTGGGCGATTGA
- a CDS encoding CidA/LrgA family protein has translation MSLPARSIKRASSWLAGALVLLACERLGDVLAQWLALPVPGAVLGMVLLLFGLMVYGSVPRGLAEVSGLLLRSLALLFLPAAVGVFFLHGFSAADWLALLAATTIGTLTSFLVTALLLRRLLGQGNAGEADD, from the coding sequence TTGTCCCTGCCAGCCCGATCAATCAAGCGCGCGAGCAGCTGGCTGGCCGGCGCCCTTGTGCTGCTGGCGTGTGAGCGCCTCGGTGACGTGCTGGCGCAGTGGCTCGCACTGCCGGTACCCGGTGCCGTATTGGGCATGGTGCTATTGCTGTTTGGCCTGATGGTTTACGGCAGTGTGCCGCGGGGACTGGCGGAGGTGAGCGGACTGCTGCTGCGCTCCCTCGCGCTGCTGTTCCTTCCCGCGGCCGTCGGGGTCTTCTTTCTGCACGGCTTCTCCGCCGCCGATTGGCTGGCACTGCTGGCCGCTACGACCATCGGCACGCTAACGAGCTTCCTCGTCACAGCGCTGCTGCTGCGGCGATTGCTCGGACAGGGCAATGCCGGAGAGGCGGATGACTGA
- a CDS encoding FKBP-type peptidyl-prolyl cis-trans isomerase, whose product MNKYPLAAAVALGLSLAGCSKQDSGAATEVALETQEQKVSYIIAEDMANRLKSQEVTLDPQVVLMALNDVANDRESRLSDEDKQQVIAVFQEQMQSKQQEMLQKQEEEFKAASEDNAAKGKAFLEENAKKDGVVVTDSGLQYKVVREGSGDSPTADSTVEVDYRGTLIDGTEFDSSYARGEPVQFPVGGVIKGWTEALQLMKEGAKWELYIPSELAYGPGGAGGLIGPNETLIFEVELHKANAGAEGGESQQEESSEEAQPEEADSEQ is encoded by the coding sequence ATGAATAAATATCCATTGGCTGCTGCGGTTGCCCTGGGCCTCTCTCTGGCGGGCTGTAGCAAGCAGGACTCCGGTGCGGCCACCGAGGTGGCTCTGGAAACCCAGGAGCAGAAGGTTAGCTACATCATTGCCGAAGACATGGCCAACCGGCTGAAGTCCCAGGAAGTCACCCTGGATCCGCAGGTGGTATTGATGGCGCTGAACGATGTGGCCAATGATCGCGAGTCCCGCCTGAGCGATGAGGACAAGCAGCAGGTAATCGCTGTTTTCCAGGAGCAAATGCAGAGTAAGCAGCAGGAAATGCTGCAGAAGCAGGAAGAAGAGTTCAAGGCGGCTTCCGAGGATAACGCCGCGAAAGGCAAGGCGTTCCTCGAGGAGAATGCCAAGAAGGACGGTGTCGTGGTAACCGACTCCGGCCTGCAGTACAAGGTCGTGCGCGAGGGTAGCGGCGATTCCCCCACCGCGGACAGCACCGTGGAAGTGGATTACCGCGGTACCCTGATCGACGGTACCGAGTTCGACAGTTCCTACGCCCGCGGCGAACCGGTACAGTTCCCGGTCGGCGGCGTGATCAAGGGTTGGACCGAGGCGCTGCAGCTGATGAAGGAAGGCGCCAAGTGGGAGCTCTACATTCCCTCTGAACTGGCTTACGGACCTGGCGGTGCCGGTGGCCTGATTGGCCCGAACGAGACCCTGATCTTTGAGGTTGAGCTGCACAAGGCCAACGCCGGTGCAGAGGGTGGTGAGAGCCAGCAGGAGGAAAGCAGCGAGGAAGCGCAGCCTGAGGAGGCTGATTCCGAGCAGTAA
- the trmB gene encoding tRNA (guanosine(46)-N7)-methyltransferase TrmB has translation MQDESAEDFPYRTEYKKKSIRSYVIRAGRMTEGQRRAFDNYWGAYGLSLFDGPLDAVATFGREAPLVLEIGFGMGDSLLAMAEAEPDKDFIGIEVHPPGVGRLINNAGKAGVKNLRVYMADAVDVLNDCIPDGSLDRFQLYFPDPWHKKKHHKRRIVQPEFIRLLCTKLKSGGLMHLATDWENYAEHMLEVLEAESALENTAGAGQYAPRPEFRPETKFERRGQRLGHGVWDLLYRLK, from the coding sequence ATGCAAGACGAGTCGGCGGAAGACTTTCCCTACCGCACCGAGTACAAGAAGAAATCCATTCGCAGTTATGTGATCCGCGCCGGTCGCATGACCGAGGGCCAGCGACGGGCTTTCGATAATTACTGGGGGGCTTATGGCCTGTCCCTGTTCGACGGCCCCCTGGATGCCGTCGCCACTTTCGGGCGCGAGGCGCCGCTGGTGCTGGAAATCGGTTTCGGCATGGGCGACTCACTGCTGGCCATGGCGGAGGCGGAACCGGACAAGGACTTTATCGGCATCGAGGTGCATCCCCCCGGTGTCGGCCGGCTGATCAACAATGCCGGCAAGGCGGGGGTAAAGAACCTGCGTGTCTACATGGCCGATGCCGTGGATGTGCTCAACGACTGCATCCCCGATGGTTCACTGGATCGTTTCCAGCTCTACTTCCCGGATCCCTGGCACAAGAAGAAGCATCACAAGCGCCGCATTGTGCAGCCGGAATTTATCCGCCTGCTCTGCACCAAGCTGAAAAGCGGCGGACTGATGCATCTGGCCACGGACTGGGAAAATTACGCCGAGCACATGCTGGAGGTGCTGGAGGCAGAGTCGGCGCTGGAGAACACCGCGGGTGCAGGTCAGTACGCGCCGCGACCGGAATTCCGGCCGGAAACCAAATTTGAGCGCCGCGGTCAGCGGCTGGGGCACGGGGTCTGGGACCTGCTGTACCGGCTCAAATAG